Proteins from a single region of Chloroflexota bacterium:
- a CDS encoding FAD-dependent oxidoreductase — protein sequence MTEPSYRVACPDLTFYQQGVACQNACPVRTDGRAYVTAIARGEYERAYLIARETNPFASTCGWVCGAPCEAACRRGQIDAPVAIRALKRFVNDRYGVYLGESGQPRQAPAWPAYVGATNAFDLGNTTFPTSRSGLVTARQRSPKTGKRVAIVGAGPAGLSCAHDLALLGHEVTLFDSAPMAGGMLRLGVPAYRLPRELIDLEIQAILTLGPTLKLKQAIGRDFTLADLRRDFEAVFLAIGTYKSRNLNVEGEQFDGVLRAVDFLINVNLGGYNLDLGKRVLVIGGGNVAMDVARTAARLGHPAQSGGDLEVALDVARAALRLGTTREVQCLVVEDRSEMLANPVEIAEAEEEGIAIHNHFAPKRVLGAKGHAIGLETLNVARAFDERGRFNPQLTPGTEKVWECDSVIVSIGQTGSFEWVHPEDGLEVTPRGTLAVDRETLMTSAPGVFAGGDIAFGPRLIVNAVADGQRAARGMHSYLQNVQPRLIRKGFFTPIAKSEYPNVGPLRGYLRQARQQPPALPVARRIGVARVEMGYDEATARAQGARCLICTLNPIFDGELCIACNGCVDVCPMDCLKLVRASALSGDDHLAAVIQSRTREWGAASAMLLDPTRCVRCGLCAARCPTEAVRMEAFRFTEAISFEHA from the coding sequence ATGACCGAACCATCCTACCGCGTCGCCTGTCCCGACCTCACATTCTATCAGCAGGGTGTGGCGTGCCAGAACGCCTGTCCCGTGCGCACCGACGGGCGTGCCTACGTCACTGCGATTGCGCGCGGCGAGTACGAACGCGCCTACCTTATCGCGCGCGAGACGAATCCGTTTGCCTCGACGTGCGGCTGGGTCTGTGGCGCGCCGTGCGAAGCCGCGTGCCGGCGCGGCCAGATCGACGCGCCGGTCGCGATTCGCGCGCTCAAGCGGTTCGTCAACGACCGCTATGGCGTGTATCTCGGCGAGAGCGGTCAGCCGCGCCAAGCGCCAGCCTGGCCCGCATATGTCGGCGCGACCAATGCGTTCGACCTCGGCAACACGACATTCCCGACCAGCCGCAGCGGACTCGTCACCGCCCGCCAGCGCAGCCCCAAAACCGGCAAACGGGTCGCCATTGTTGGCGCCGGCCCCGCCGGCCTCTCTTGCGCTCACGATTTGGCATTGCTGGGTCACGAAGTCACGCTCTTCGACTCGGCGCCTATGGCGGGAGGCATGTTGCGCCTCGGCGTTCCCGCATACCGCTTGCCGCGCGAATTGATTGACCTTGAGATTCAAGCGATCCTCACACTCGGGCCCACACTCAAACTCAAGCAAGCCATTGGCCGCGACTTCACACTCGCGGATCTGCGCCGCGATTTCGAGGCGGTGTTCCTCGCGATTGGCACGTACAAGAGCCGCAACCTCAACGTCGAGGGTGAGCAATTCGACGGCGTATTGCGCGCGGTGGATTTCTTGATCAACGTCAACCTCGGCGGATACAACCTTGACCTAGGCAAACGCGTGCTTGTGATCGGCGGCGGCAACGTGGCGATGGACGTGGCGCGCACCGCTGCCCGTTTGGGTCATCCTGCTCAATCGGGCGGCGACCTCGAGGTCGCACTCGATGTGGCGCGCGCCGCGCTTCGCCTCGGCACGACGCGCGAGGTGCAGTGTCTCGTCGTCGAAGACCGGAGCGAAATGCTCGCGAATCCGGTGGAAATTGCCGAAGCCGAAGAAGAGGGCATCGCGATCCACAATCACTTTGCGCCCAAGCGCGTTCTCGGGGCGAAGGGGCATGCCATCGGACTCGAAACGCTGAATGTCGCACGCGCTTTTGACGAGCGCGGACGCTTTAATCCGCAGCTGACCCCGGGCACCGAGAAGGTTTGGGAATGTGACAGCGTGATCGTTTCCATTGGACAGACCGGTTCGTTCGAATGGGTGCATCCTGAAGACGGCCTAGAGGTTACGCCGCGCGGCACTTTGGCCGTTGACAGAGAAACGCTAATGACCAGCGCGCCGGGCGTGTTTGCCGGAGGCGATATTGCGTTTGGTCCGCGTCTGATCGTCAACGCGGTTGCCGATGGACAACGCGCAGCGCGCGGCATGCACTCGTATTTGCAAAACGTCCAGCCGCGCCTCATCCGCAAAGGTTTCTTCACGCCGATCGCCAAAAGCGAATATCCGAACGTCGGGCCGCTGCGCGGCTATCTACGCCAGGCGCGCCAACAGCCACCCGCGCTGCCGGTCGCGCGGCGCATCGGGGTCGCGCGCGTCGAAATGGGGTACGACGAGGCTACCGCGCGCGCGCAGGGTGCACGCTGTCTCATCTGCACGCTCAACCCGATTTTCGACGGCGAGTTGTGTATCGCGTGCAACGGCTGCGTCGACGTGTGCCCCATGGATTGCCTGAAACTCGTGCGCGCCTCCGCGCTGAGCGGCGACGACCACCTCGCCGCCGTCATCCAGAGCCGCACCCGTGAGTGGGGCGCAGCCTCCGCGATGCTGCTTGACCCGACACGCTGTGTTCGCTGCGGCTTGTGCGCCGCGCGCTGCCCCACTGAAGCGGTCCGGATGGAAGCGTTCCGCTTCACCGAAGCGATATCGTTCGAGCATGCCTGA